A genomic segment from Peromyscus maniculatus bairdii isolate BWxNUB_F1_BW_parent chromosome 11, HU_Pman_BW_mat_3.1, whole genome shotgun sequence encodes:
- the Lyplal1 gene encoding lysophospholipase-like protein 1 → MAVAPGAVHLQRCVVSPAGRHTASLIFLHGSGHSGQGLREWISNVLNQDLTFQHIKIIYPTAPSRPYTPMKGGLSNVWFDRFKISNDSPEHLESIDRMCQVLTELIDDEVKNGIQKSRILVGGFSMGGCMAIHLAYRNHRDVAGVFALSSFLNKESAVYKDLQHRGGTLPELFQCHGTADELVLHSWGQETNSNLKSLGVSTVFHSFPNLYHELNRTELQRLKSWILTKLPGETDGQNK, encoded by the exons ATGGCTGTCGCACCGGGTGCGGTTCACCTGCAGCGTTGTGTGGTGTCGCCGGCCGGGAGACACACTGCTTCGCTGATTTTCCTGCACGGCTCAG GTCATTCTGGCCAAGGACTGAGAGAGTGGATCAGCAATGTGCTAAACCAGGACTTAACATTCCAGCACATAAAGATTATTTACCCAACGGCCCCCTCCAG gcCATATACTCCTATGAAGGGAGGGCTCTCCAATGTGTGGTTTGACAGATTTAAAATATCTAATGACAGCCCGGAACACCTTGAGTCAATTGATAGAATGTGTCAAGTGCTCACTGAATTGATTGATGATGAAGTAAAAAATGGCATCCAGAAGAGCAGGATATTAGTAG GAGGATTTTCTATGGGAGGCTGCATGGCAATACATCTTGCATATAGAAATCACCGAGATGTGGCAGGAGTATTTgctctttctagttttctgaatAAAGAGTCTGCTGTTTACAAG GATCTCCAGCACAGGGGCGGCACGCTGCCTGAGCTTTTCCAGTGTCACGGCACCGCAGACGAGCTGGTTCTTCACTCTTGGGGCCAGGAGACAAACTCAAACCTGAAATCTCTAGGAGTGAGCACAGTGTTTCACAGTTTCCCAAATCTCTACCATGAGCTGAACAGAACTGAGCTGCAGAGGCTGAAGTCGTGGATTCTTACAAAGCTCCCAGGAGAGACTGACGGCCAGAATAAATGA